In Porphyrobacter sp. LM 6, one DNA window encodes the following:
- the smc gene encoding chromosome segregation protein SMC: MQIHRLKLSGFKSFVEPADLRIEPGLTGVVGPNGCGKSNLLEAIRWVMGETSAKSMRSGGMEDVIFAGTSTRPPRDFAEVVLHAEDDGGEELVVTRRIERGAGSAYRVNGRDVRAKDVALTFADAATGAHSPALVSQGKIAQVIAAKPAERRAMLEEAAGIAGLHVRRKDAESKLRGAEANLARLEDLMAGLDAQIATLKRQAKQAERYTELTHKIQGAEARLLFARWREAAAAAKEARAAAGAAEEQVAATQAEVAQAQAEQAAAAQALADARDELADRRDDASAHGHRMAALAEKLEAAETRLTDLARQQQRLEEDRADADRLTSAAVEALARLTTELAASREAVSTAEAARPALAEKAEDRERAHRAAELALAKATADHAGVEAEWRVAEAAVEQAEARLARIEAEAARLARARAELAASGDAEAEVIAARTAADDAAKTLSGLREKLAADQARKGELQTARDEAATALAAARAELAGIEREHTALARDREARSRREAGRQGMATALDKVSVAPGYERALAAVLGRDGKSPLGAPASPQDGRFWTGAAAPKPVADSLLSHLKDCPAELAARLALVHCAETDDGRALAPGEWLVTRAGHLRRWDGFVARGEGAAEAAQLEAANRFAELDAALPPLREAAARAEAEDKAVREELAALQTALIAQERSIAGAIEAERQALRRLDQAEAAKERLAARLAELAASSEEIETQIAAAAGDVTAAREARERLPARDAGRASLEAAQAKNEAARAGVQAALAELAAQDQALAVARERLAAQSADHAGWQARSSDAERRMAETSRRLAEIEEERAIHAAKPAALTAEIEAGEATRSRLAAELAEAEGVMREAEARQRAADAALAARTETLAQARERRASLVARAENEEQRRTEMARVSGERFQCPPPLLGEKFGFDEGDLALASDESAELERLTAARERIGPVNLVAADELARIEGEHGTSAQEQAELVEAIARLRGSIGSLNREGRERLRAAFEEVDGHFRVLFTRLFEGGQAHLALVDSDDPLEAGLEIYAQPPGKRLQSLSLLSGGEQALTATALIFALFLTNPAPICVLDEVDAPLDDANVERFCDLLDSMVRTTTTRYLIVTHNAVTMSRMHRLFGVTMAERGVSRLVSVDLGEAALLAAE, from the coding sequence TCACCCGCCGGATCGAGCGCGGCGCGGGCAGCGCCTACCGCGTCAACGGGCGCGACGTGCGCGCCAAGGATGTGGCACTCACCTTCGCCGATGCCGCAACCGGCGCGCATTCGCCTGCGCTCGTCAGTCAGGGCAAGATCGCGCAGGTGATCGCCGCCAAGCCCGCCGAACGCCGCGCGATGCTCGAAGAAGCCGCCGGGATCGCGGGCCTTCACGTCCGCCGCAAGGATGCCGAGAGCAAGCTGCGCGGGGCCGAGGCGAACCTTGCGCGGCTCGAAGACCTGATGGCGGGGCTCGACGCGCAGATCGCCACGCTCAAGCGGCAGGCCAAGCAGGCCGAACGCTACACCGAACTCACCCACAAGATTCAGGGCGCCGAAGCCCGCCTGCTGTTCGCCCGCTGGCGCGAGGCTGCGGCGGCCGCCAAGGAAGCGCGCGCCGCTGCCGGTGCGGCCGAGGAACAGGTCGCCGCGACCCAGGCCGAGGTTGCTCAGGCGCAGGCCGAACAGGCCGCCGCCGCGCAAGCGCTCGCCGATGCGCGCGACGAACTCGCCGACCGCCGCGACGATGCCAGCGCGCACGGGCACCGCATGGCCGCGCTCGCCGAAAAGCTGGAAGCCGCCGAAACCCGCCTCACCGATCTTGCGCGCCAACAGCAGCGGCTGGAAGAAGACCGCGCCGATGCCGACCGCTTGACCTCGGCCGCAGTCGAGGCGCTGGCGCGGTTGACGACCGAACTGGCCGCCAGCCGCGAAGCGGTCAGCACCGCCGAAGCCGCGCGCCCTGCGCTTGCCGAAAAGGCCGAAGACCGCGAACGCGCGCACCGCGCCGCCGAACTCGCGCTCGCCAAGGCGACCGCCGATCATGCCGGCGTGGAAGCAGAATGGCGCGTTGCCGAAGCAGCGGTCGAACAGGCCGAGGCGCGGCTCGCCCGGATCGAAGCCGAAGCCGCGCGCCTCGCCCGCGCCCGCGCAGAGCTTGCAGCAAGCGGCGATGCCGAGGCCGAAGTCATCGCCGCGCGCACCGCCGCTGATGATGCGGCGAAAACGCTCTCCGGTTTGCGCGAAAAGCTCGCCGCCGATCAGGCGCGCAAGGGCGAATTGCAGACCGCGCGTGACGAGGCTGCCACGGCGCTCGCCGCCGCCCGCGCCGAACTGGCCGGGATCGAGCGCGAACACACCGCCCTCGCCCGCGACCGCGAGGCCCGCAGCCGACGCGAAGCAGGGCGGCAGGGCATGGCGACCGCGCTTGACAAGGTGAGCGTCGCGCCGGGTTACGAACGCGCGCTCGCCGCCGTGCTGGGCCGCGATGGCAAGTCACCGCTCGGTGCGCCTGCCAGCCCGCAGGACGGGCGGTTCTGGACGGGGGCCGCCGCGCCCAAGCCAGTCGCGGACAGTCTGCTTTCACACCTCAAGGATTGCCCCGCCGAACTCGCTGCCCGCCTCGCGCTGGTGCATTGTGCCGAGACGGATGATGGCCGCGCCCTCGCCCCCGGCGAATGGCTGGTTACCCGCGCCGGACACTTGCGCCGCTGGGACGGGTTCGTCGCCCGCGGCGAAGGTGCGGCGGAAGCCGCCCAGCTCGAAGCCGCGAACCGCTTTGCCGAACTCGACGCCGCGCTTCCACCCTTACGCGAAGCCGCCGCCCGCGCCGAGGCCGAGGACAAGGCCGTGCGCGAGGAGCTTGCCGCGCTGCAAACCGCGCTCATCGCGCAGGAACGCAGCATCGCGGGCGCAATCGAGGCCGAACGCCAGGCGCTGCGCCGGCTCGATCAGGCCGAAGCCGCGAAGGAACGCCTGGCCGCCCGCCTCGCCGAACTGGCCGCCAGCAGCGAGGAAATCGAGACCCAGATCGCCGCCGCCGCCGGTGATGTCACCGCCGCGCGCGAGGCCCGCGAACGTCTGCCTGCCCGCGATGCCGGGCGCGCGTCGCTGGAGGCCGCGCAGGCCAAGAACGAAGCCGCCCGCGCCGGGGTGCAGGCTGCGCTCGCTGAACTCGCCGCGCAGGATCAGGCGCTGGCCGTGGCGCGCGAGCGGCTCGCCGCCCAGTCCGCCGACCACGCCGGATGGCAGGCGCGATCGAGCGATGCCGAACGCCGCATGGCCGAAACCAGCCGCCGCCTCGCCGAAATCGAGGAAGAACGCGCTATCCACGCCGCCAAGCCCGCCGCGCTGACCGCCGAAATCGAAGCGGGCGAGGCCACCCGCAGCCGCCTTGCTGCCGAGCTTGCCGAAGCCGAAGGTGTGATGCGCGAGGCCGAGGCGCGCCAGCGCGCTGCCGACGCCGCGCTCGCCGCCCGCACCGAAACCCTCGCCCAGGCCCGCGAACGCCGCGCCAGTCTGGTCGCGCGGGCCGAGAACGAGGAGCAGCGCCGCACCGAAATGGCGCGCGTTTCGGGCGAACGCTTCCAGTGCCCGCCGCCGCTGCTGGGCGAGAAGTTCGGCTTTGACGAAGGCGACCTCGCCCTCGCCAGCGACGAATCCGCCGAGCTTGAACGCCTCACCGCTGCGCGCGAACGGATCGGGCCGGTCAACCTCGTCGCGGCTGACGAGCTCGCCCGGATCGAGGGCGAACACGGCACCAGCGCGCAGGAACAGGCCGAACTGGTCGAAGCGATTGCGCGGCTGCGCGGGTCGATCGGCAGCCTGAACCGCGAGGGGCGCGAACGGCTGCGTGCCGCCTTCGAGGAAGTCGACGGGCATTTCCGCGTGCTTTTCACCCGGCTGTTCGAAGGCGGGCAAGCGCACCTTGCGCTGGTCGACAGCGACGATCCGCTCGAAGCCGGTCTCGAAATCTACGCCCAACCGCCAGGCAAGCGGCTGCAATCGCTCTCGCTGCTATCGGGCGGCGAACAGGCGCTGACGGCGACGGCGCTGATCTTCGCGCTGTTCCTCACAAATCCTGCGCCGATCTGCGTGCTCGACGAAGTCGACGCCCCGCTCGACGATGCCAACGTCGAACGCTTCTGCGATCTGCTCGATTCGATGGTGCGCACCACCACCACCCGCTACCTGATCGTCACCCACAACGCGGTGACGATGAGCCGGATGCACCGCCTGTTCGGGGTGACGATGGCCGAACGCGGCGTCTCGCGCCTTGTCAGCGTCGATCTGGGTGAAGCGGCTCTGCTCGCCGCGGAGTAG
- a CDS encoding MerR family transcriptional regulator: MTGFDDGKDEGALRTIGEVSEALGIKPHVLRYWEAQFPLLKPLKRSGGRRYYRASDVALVETIDRLVNREGYTLKGAEAVLRAAAKSDLDRRRLDRRSGDRRADAESEGPGVRLLVNDGPDMAETIQALKAIRSRLAAALDA; the protein is encoded by the coding sequence ATGACCGGGTTCGATGACGGCAAGGACGAGGGCGCGCTGCGCACCATCGGCGAAGTCAGCGAGGCGCTCGGCATCAAACCTCACGTGCTGCGATACTGGGAAGCGCAGTTCCCGCTGCTGAAACCGCTCAAGCGCAGCGGCGGGCGGCGCTATTACCGCGCCAGCGACGTTGCGCTGGTGGAAACCATCGACCGGCTGGTGAACCGCGAAGGCTATACCCTCAAGGGCGCCGAGGCGGTGCTGCGCGCGGCAGCCAAATCCGATCTCGACCGGCGGCGGCTTGACCGGCGCAGCGGTGACCGCAGGGCGGACGCCGAAAGCGAAGGCCCAGGCGTGCGGTTGCTGGTGAACGACGGGCCGGACATGGCCGAAACCATCCAGGCTCTGAAAGCGATCCGCAGCCGGCTGGCCGCCGCGCTCGACGCCTGA
- a CDS encoding integration host factor subunit alpha, translated as MMRSVGTLTRADLAETINRKMGFSRAESLEMVEAILGKMSDALARGENVKISGFGSFVLRDKNERIGRNPKTGVEVPITPRRVMTFRASQLLKERIAKG; from the coding sequence ATGATGCGTTCGGTAGGCACACTGACCCGCGCTGATTTGGCAGAAACCATCAATCGAAAGATGGGCTTCAGCAGGGCAGAATCGCTCGAAATGGTGGAAGCCATTCTCGGCAAGATGAGTGACGCGCTCGCCCGGGGCGAGAATGTCAAGATTTCGGGCTTCGGCAGCTTCGTGCTGCGCGACAAGAACGAACGGATCGGCCGCAACCCGAAAACGGGTGTGGAAGTGCCGATCACCCCGCGCCGGGTGATGACGTTCCGCGCGAGCCAGCTGCTCAAGGAGCGGATCGCTAAAGGCTAA
- a CDS encoding beta-ketoacyl-ACP synthase III codes for MNGSRIIGTGSALPRRIVTNDELAKTVDTSDEWIIARTGIRQRHIAGPDETTATLATAAARAALEDAGVDAASIGLIVLATATPDNTFPATATKVQAALGCTGGIAFDVAAVCSGFLYALATADSLLRTGMAKRALVIGAETFSRILDWEDRTTCVLFGDGAGAVVLEAPTGEASGKDAPGILGTRLHADGTCHDLLYVDGGPSTTQTVGHVRMRGQEVFRHAVVNLADVLKEVLEVTGVAVEEIDWVVPHQANARILDATARKLGISPDKVVVTVQDHANTSAASVPLALDIARKDGRIKAGDLVMLEAMGGGFTWGASLIRL; via the coding sequence GTGAACGGATCGCGCATCATCGGCACGGGCTCGGCCCTGCCGCGCCGCATCGTCACCAATGACGAGCTGGCCAAAACGGTCGACACCTCGGACGAATGGATCATCGCGCGCACCGGCATCCGCCAGCGCCATATCGCCGGGCCGGACGAAACCACCGCGACGCTCGCCACCGCCGCCGCCCGCGCGGCGCTTGAAGATGCGGGAGTGGACGCGGCCTCGATCGGGCTGATCGTGCTCGCCACCGCTACGCCCGACAATACCTTCCCCGCCACGGCGACCAAGGTGCAGGCCGCGCTCGGCTGCACCGGCGGGATCGCCTTCGATGTCGCGGCGGTGTGTTCGGGCTTCCTCTATGCGCTCGCCACTGCCGATTCGCTGCTGCGGACCGGCATGGCCAAGCGCGCGCTGGTGATCGGCGCGGAAACCTTCAGCCGCATTCTCGACTGGGAAGACCGCACCACCTGCGTGCTGTTCGGCGACGGAGCCGGCGCGGTGGTGCTTGAAGCCCCCACAGGCGAGGCGAGCGGCAAGGATGCCCCCGGCATTCTCGGCACGCGCCTGCACGCCGATGGGACCTGCCATGATCTGCTCTATGTCGATGGCGGCCCATCGACCACGCAGACCGTCGGCCATGTACGGATGCGCGGGCAGGAAGTGTTCCGCCACGCGGTGGTCAATCTCGCCGACGTGCTCAAGGAAGTGCTTGAAGTCACCGGTGTCGCGGTCGAGGAGATCGACTGGGTGGTGCCGCATCAGGCCAATGCCCGCATCCTTGATGCGACCGCACGCAAGCTCGGCATTTCGCCCGACAAGGTGGTCGTCACCGTGCAGGACCACGCCAACACCTCGGCCGCATCTGTGCCGCTGGCGCTCGATATCGCGCGCAAGGACGGGCGGATCAAGGCGGGCGATCTGGTGATGCTGGAGGCGATGGGTGGCGGATTTACCTGGGGCGCGAGCCTGATCCGCCTGTGA
- the rpmF gene encoding 50S ribosomal protein L32 → MAVPKRKVSPSRRGMRRSHDALKVEAFGECSNCGELKRPHNICGHCGHYNGRQVVAVG, encoded by the coding sequence ATGGCTGTCCCCAAGAGAAAAGTATCGCCTTCCCGTCGCGGCATGCGTCGTTCGCACGATGCGCTGAAGGTTGAAGCCTTCGGTGAATGCTCGAACTGCGGTGAGCTGAAGCGCCCCCACAACATCTGCGGCCACTGCGGCCACTACAACGGGCGTCAGGTTGTTGCCGTCGGCTGA